One genomic segment of Drosophila melanogaster chromosome 3L includes these proteins:
- the Taf2 gene encoding TBP-associated factor 2, isoform A, with protein METQPEVPEVPLRPFKLAHQVVSLTGISFERRSIIGVVELTIVPNSENLRLIRLNAKQLRIYSVVLNDVCQADFTYFDPFQNICYKEHKSRALEVYSKHHLTAAQYTDPDVNNGELLIQVPPEGYSMIQEGQGLRIRIEFSLENPKCGVHFVIPPASTDEETQMNSSHMFTNCYENSSRLWFPCVDSFADPCTWRLEFTVDKNMTAVSCGELLEVIMTPDLRKKTFHYSVSTPVCAPNIALAVGQFEIYVDPHMHEVTHFCLPGLLPLLKNTVRYLHEAFEFYEETLSTRYPFSCYKQVFVDELDTDISAYATMSIASVNLLHSIAIIDQTYISRTFMSRAVAEQFFGCFITSHHWSDTWLAKGIAEYLCGLYSRKCFGNNEYRAWVQSELARVVRYEEQYGGIILDCSQPPAPLPVSGTNQSAASSKQQEIVHYFPIKSLHTVSPKYVEAMRRKAHFVIRMLENRIGQELLIQVFNKQLALASSAATTKIGAGLWSQLLISTNIFIKAIFTVTGKDMSVFMDQWVRTGGHAKFSLTSVFNRKRNTIELEIRQDYVNQRGIRKYNGPLMVQLQELDGTFKHTLQIESTLVKSDITCHSKSRRNKKKKIPLCTGEEVDMDLSAMDDSPVLWIRLDPEMILLRDLIIEQPDFQWQYQLRHERDVTAQFQAIQALQKYPTNATRLALTDTIESERCFYQVRCEAAHSLTKVANQMVASWSGPPAMLNIFRKFFGSFSAPHIIKLNNFSNFQLYFLQKAIPVAMAGLRTSHGICPPEVMRFLFDLFKYNENSRNHYTDAYYRAALVEALGETLTPVVSVAIHGTQITTDSLSTDAKLVLDEVTRLLNMEKHLPSYKYMVSVSCLKVIRKLQKFGHLPSLPHIYRSYAEYGIYLDLRIAAMECLVDFVKVDGRSEDLEHLITLLETDPDPAARHALAQLLIDNPPFTRESRSRLDKPNLVDRLWFSINRLPYDTKLRCDIVDLYYALYGTKRPNCLQAGENQSFYKDLMKDNNSSVGSVTGSFKKTSDSKSHLPTPTNTLDNEPQERQKPAMVTIKRTATEAFEVGDEIIKLERSEEITVLDEPVNVQAYDSETKVNALQADEEARDTHQAAKRLKNEMYAEDDNSSTMLDVGDSTRYESSHEEGKLKSGDGGLKKKKKKEKKKHKHKHKHRHSKDKDKDKDKERKDKDKRDPHISRLQARETATPDTLSSEDSSNSNSLPPMNLN; from the exons CCTGAGGTGCCCGAGGTGCCGCTGCGACCGTTTAAATT GGCGCATCAGGTTGTGAGCCTCACGGGCATCAGTTTCGAGCGGAGGAGCATAATC GGCGTGGTCGAGCTGACCATTGTGCCGAACAGCGAGAATCTGCGCCTGATACGCCTGAATGCCAAGCAGCTGAGAATCTACAGCGTCGTTTTGAACGATGTCTGCCAGGCGGATTTCACGTACTTCGATCCCTTCCAGAACATCTGCTACAAGGAGCACAAGAGCCGCGCGCTGGAGGTCTACTCCAAGCATCATCTGACCGCCGCCCAGTACACCGATCCCGATGTGAACAACGGCGAACTGCTCATCCAGGTTCCGCCCGAGGGCTACTCTATGATCCAGGAGGGTCAGGGTCTGCGCATCCGCATCGAGTTCTCGTTGGAGAATCCCAAATGCGGCGTACATTTTGTCATACCACCCGCTTCAACGGACGAGGAGACACAGATGAACAGCTCGCATATGTTCACCAATTGCTATGAAAACTCGTCGAGATTGTGGTTTCCCTGCGTGGACAGTTTCGCCGATCCCTGCACCTGGCGGCTGGAGTTCACTGTCGACAAAAATATGACCGCCGTTTCGTGTGGAGAACTTCTAGAAGTCATTATGACCCCAGATCTGCGAAAGAAAACCTTCCACTATTCGGTTAGCACACCAGTATGTGCACCAAATATTGCGCTGGCTGTGGGTCAGTTTGAGATCTACGTGGATCCGCACATGCATGAAGTGACCCACTTTTGTCTGCCCGGATTGTTGCCGCTGTTAAAAAATACGGTTCGCTATTTGCACGAGGCATTTGAATTTTACGAGGAGACCTTATCTACGCGCTACCCATTCAGTTGCTACAAACAAGTGTTTGTAGACGAATTGGACACGGACATAAGTGCCTATGCCACTATGAGCATTGCTTCGGTGAATCTGCTGCACTCCATAGCTATCATCGATCAGACCTATATATCTCGAACCTTTATGTCGCGCGCTGTGGCTGAGCAATTCTTCGGCTGCTTTATTACATCCCATCATTGGTCGGACACCTGGCTGGCCAAGGGCATTGCGGAGTACCTGTGTGGATTGTATTCCAGGAAGTGCTTCGGCAACAACGAGTACCGTGCTTGGGTGCAATCTGAACTGGCGCGTGTCGTTCGCTACGAGGAGCAGTATGGCGGCATTATTCTCGATTGCAGTCAGCCGCCAGCTCCTTTGCCTGTTTCGGGCACAAATCAATCGGCGGCTTCCAGCAAACAGCAGGAGATTGTCCACTATTTTCCCATCAAGAGTTTGCACACCGTATCGCCGAAGTATGTGGAGGCGATGCGAAGGAAAGCGCATTTCGTAATCCGGATGCTGGAGAACCGCATCGGGCAGGAGCTGCTGATTCAGGTGTTCAATAAGCAATTGGCTTTGGCTTCAAGTGCGGCAACGACAAAGATCGGTGCAGGACTCTGGTCTCAGCTGCTCATCTCGACCAACATTTTTATCAAGGCCATCTTCACCGTAACCGGAAAAGATATGTCTGTCTTCATGGACCAGTGGGTGCGCACTGGAGGGCACGCCAAGTTTTCGCTCACATCTGTGTTCAATCGCAAGAGAAACACGATTGAACTGGAAATCCGCCAGGACTATGTTAATCAGCGGGGAATTAGAAAATACAATGGTCCATTGATGGTGCAGCTGCAGGAGTTGGATGGAACGTTTAAGCACACATTGCAGATTGAGAGTACCCTGGTAAAGTCCGATATCACTTGCCACTCGAAGAGCAGGCgtaacaaaaagaagaagatCCCCTTGTGCACCGGTGAGGAAGTGGATATGGATTTATCAGCCATGGA CGACTCACCTGTGCTTTGGATCCGCCTCGATCCCGAAATGATTCTGCTGCGCGACCTCATAATCGAACAGCCCGACTTCCAGTGGCAGTATCAGCTTCGGCATGAACGTGATGTTACTGCTCAATTTCAGGCGATTCAAGCCCTGCAAAAGTACCCCACGAATGCCACCAGGCTTGCTTTAACCGACACCATAGAAAGCGAACGTTGCTTCTATCAGGTGCGCTGCGAGGCAGCCCATAGCTTGACCAAAGTGGCCAACCAGATGGTGGCCTCCTGGAGTGGACCGCCCGCCATGCTGAACATATTTAGGAAGTTTTTCGGCTCATTTAGTGCTCCGCACATTATCAAACTGAACAACTTCTCCAACTTTCAGCTGTACTTCCTGCAGAAGGCTATTCCCGTAGCCATGGCAG GTCTGCGCACATCTCATGGTATTTGCCCGCCGGAAGTGATGCGTTTTCTTTTCGATCTCTTCAAGTACAACGAGAATTCGCGTAACCATTACACGGATGCATACTACAGGGCAGCTTTGGTAGAAGCTCTAGGCGAAACCTTAACACCTGTGGTCTCCGTTGCTATCCATGGCACACAAATCACTACGGACAGTCTATCCACGGATGCGAA ACTTGTGCTAGATGAAGTTACACGTCTGCTGAACATGGAGAAACATCTACCCTCGTACAAGTACATGGTGTCCGTGTCGTGTCTGAAGGTCATCCGGAAGCTGCAAAAATTCGGTCATCTGCCCTCACTGCCGCACATTTACCGCAGCTATGCCGAATATGGAATATATCTCGATCTCCGCATTGCTGCTATGGAGTGTCTCGTGGACTTTGTGAAAGTGGATGGGCGCAGCGAGGATTTGGAACATTTGATTACTCTGCTGGAAACTGATCCGGATCCGGCTGCTCGCCATGCACTGGCCCAACTGCTGATCGATAATCCGCCTTTCACACGCGAATCTCGCAGCCGTCTGGATAAACCCAATCTCGTGGATCGTCTATGGTTCAGTATTAACCGCTTGCCCTACGATACCAAGCTGCGCTGCGATATTGTCGATCTGTACTACGCACTGTACGGAACTAAGCGTCCGAATTGCTTGCAGGCCGGCGAGAACCAAAGCTTCTACAAGGATTTGATGAAGGACAATAATAGCAGTGTAGGCAGCGTAACCGGCAGCTTCAAGAAGACCAGTGATTCAAAGTCACATTTGCCAACACCAACGAATACTTTGGACAATGAGCCACAGGAGCGGCAAAAGCCGGCAATGGTTACCATCAAGCGAACGGCCACAGAAGCATTTGAGGTGGGCGATGAGATTATCAAGCTGGAACGCAGCGAGGAGATCACCGTGCTAGATGAACCAGTTAACGTGCAGGCCTATGACAGTGAGACCAAAGTGAATGCCCTGCAGGCAGATGAAGAAGCACGTGATACCCATCAGGCTGCCAAGCGCCTTAAGAACGAAATGTACGCCGAGGATGATAACTCATCCACAATGCTCGACGTGGGCGACTCCACCAGATATGAGAGTAGCCACGAGGAGGGCAAATTGAAGTCCGGCGATGGTGGGCtcaagaagaaaaagaagaaggagaagaagaagcatAAGCACAAACACAAGCATAGGCACAGcaaggacaaggacaaggacaaggacaaggagCGAAAGGATAAGGACAAGCGTGACCCGCATATATCACGCCTGCAGGCGCGCGAGACAGCCACTCCGGACACTCTCAGCTCGGAGGAcagtagcaacagcaatagccTGCCGCCCATGAACCTTAACTAA